One segment of Xanthomonas oryzae pv. oryzae DNA contains the following:
- a CDS encoding carbon-nitrogen hydrolase family protein: MFRPSFADRQSALIAEAAAAGARVVVLPEYLSLELGATFDTQISAGLPESLVAIQALRGQWLELFAGLAQEHRLHLIAGSFLLDLGQGRYRNRSDWLTPEGLHGWQDKVQLTGFEKATGLIEPGDALKVFELDGIRAAIAICYDSEFPLPVRAQYEAGARLLIVPSCTDTAAGAMRVRIGCLARALENRVFVAQSVTAGEALWSPVLDINSGEAAVFAPMDVGFPADGVLAQTQGETVWALAELDFAAFDASRAQAQVANDRDWPGQLAADVARAKLAAFG; encoded by the coding sequence TTGTTCAGACCTTCCTTTGCTGATCGCCAGTCGGCCTTGATCGCCGAGGCCGCCGCTGCCGGTGCGCGGGTGGTGGTGCTGCCCGAATATCTGTCGCTGGAGCTGGGCGCAACGTTCGACACGCAGATTTCTGCCGGCCTGCCCGAATCGCTGGTGGCCATCCAGGCGCTGCGTGGGCAATGGCTGGAACTGTTTGCCGGATTGGCGCAGGAACATCGGCTGCATCTGATTGCCGGCAGCTTTTTGCTGGATCTGGGGCAGGGCCGCTACCGTAATCGCAGCGACTGGTTGACGCCCGAGGGCCTGCATGGCTGGCAAGACAAGGTGCAGCTCACCGGTTTCGAAAAAGCCACCGGGCTGATCGAGCCGGGCGATGCACTGAAGGTGTTCGAACTGGACGGCATCCGCGCAGCGATTGCGATCTGCTACGACAGCGAATTTCCGCTGCCGGTGCGTGCGCAATACGAGGCCGGCGCGCGTTTGTTGATCGTACCCAGTTGCACCGACACCGCGGCCGGCGCCATGCGCGTGCGCATCGGTTGCCTGGCGCGCGCGCTGGAAAACCGCGTGTTTGTTGCGCAATCGGTGACCGCGGGCGAAGCGCTATGGAGCCCAGTGTTGGACATCAACTCCGGCGAGGCGGCGGTGTTTGCGCCGATGGATGTCGGCTTTCCCGCCGATGGCGTGCTGGCGCAGACCCAGGGCGAGACAGTGTGGGCACTGGCCGAATTGGACTTCGCTGCGTTCGATGCCAGCCGCGCGCAGGCACAGGTGGCCAACGACCGCGATTGGCCAGGGCAGTTGGCGGCCGATGTGGCGCGTGCCAAGCTGGCCGCGTTCGGTTGA
- a CDS encoding IS5-like element ISXo1 family transposase — translation MQLTFGDAEGLGKRKQTRREIFLAEMERIVPWKRLLALIEPHYPVSGRPGRQPYALATMLRIHLLQQWYALSDPAMEEALHEIPTLRRFAQLGGLDNVPDETTILNFRRLLETHGIAARMLEAVNAHLSRKGQSLRSGTIVDATLIAAPSSTKNADRARDPEMHQTKKGNQWYFGMKAHIGVDEFSGLVHHVQCTAANVADVTVTHALLHGKEDSVFGDSGYTGAEKRDELQSCEAAFFIAAKRSTIQAIGNKRARAWAERWEHFKASVRAKVEHPFRVIKRQFGYTKVRYRGLAKNTAQVQTLFALSNLWMVRRHLLPARG, via the coding sequence ATGCAACTGACGTTCGGTGACGCCGAGGGCCTGGGCAAGCGCAAGCAGACCCGGCGCGAGATCTTCCTTGCGGAGATGGAGCGCATCGTGCCGTGGAAGCGACTGCTTGCCCTGATCGAGCCGCACTATCCGGTGTCAGGACGACCGGGTCGGCAGCCGTACGCGCTGGCGACGATGTTGCGGATTCATCTGTTGCAGCAGTGGTATGCGTTGAGCGATCCGGCGATGGAAGAGGCATTGCACGAGATCCCGACCCTGCGGCGTTTTGCCCAGCTCGGCGGCTTGGATAACGTTCCAGACGAGACCACGATTCTCAACTTTCGCCGTTTGCTGGAAACCCACGGCATTGCCGCTCGGATGCTGGAAGCGGTCAACGCCCATTTGTCGCGCAAGGGGCAGAGCCTGCGGTCGGGCACGATCGTCGATGCGACGCTGATCGCTGCGCCCAGTTCGACCAAGAATGCCGATCGTGCGCGCGACCCTGAGATGCATCAGACCAAGAAGGGCAACCAGTGGTATTTCGGGATGAAGGCGCACATTGGGGTGGATGAATTTTCCGGGCTGGTACACCACGTGCAGTGCACCGCAGCCAACGTGGCCGATGTCACGGTGACGCACGCATTGCTGCACGGCAAGGAAGACAGCGTGTTCGGCGACAGCGGCTACACCGGTGCGGAAAAACGTGACGAGTTGCAGAGCTGCGAGGCTGCATTTTTCATTGCCGCCAAGCGCTCCACGATTCAAGCCATTGGCAACAAGCGCGCGCGTGCTTGGGCAGAACGTTGGGAACACTTCAAGGCAAGCGTGCGCGCGAAGGTGGAGCACCCATTCCGGGTGATCAAGCGGCAGTTCGGCTACACCAAGGTGCGCTATCGCGGCCTGGCCAAGAACACCGCACAGGTGCAGACGTTATTTGCGCTGTCGAATCTGTGGATGGTGCGCCGGCACTTGCTGCCGGCCAGGGGATAA
- a CDS encoding IS630 family transposase, with protein MEATDMRSLSRDARHERRVQVIRLRKAGQTYDEIAAQTGLSRTGVFDICKRHDVAGAKALRDAPSGRRSGDGRLLDAAQEALVRKLITDKTPDQLKMPYALWTRAAVSQLIEQRFGIRLPVRTMGLYLARWGFTPQKPMKKAYEQSPAAVRKWLDEDYPVIAARAKAEGAEIHWGDESGLRSDDVRGRGFAPKGQTPVIRVNSKRHGLSVISTVTNKGQMRWRIFDGALNTNILIDFLRRLIKGASKKLFLILDNLRVHHAKPVKAWLAEHADAIEVFYLPSYSPELNPDEMANADIKQAVTTLAPARTKLQLVKATARHLRSVQRQPERIRKYFEHGPVRYAA; from the coding sequence ATGGAAGCAACCGACATGAGATCGTTGTCGCGCGACGCGCGGCACGAAAGGCGCGTGCAGGTCATTCGACTGCGCAAGGCGGGCCAGACCTACGACGAGATCGCGGCGCAGACTGGGTTGAGCCGCACGGGTGTGTTCGACATCTGCAAGCGTCACGATGTGGCAGGGGCCAAGGCTTTGCGCGACGCGCCCAGCGGGCGTCGCAGCGGCGACGGCCGGCTGCTCGACGCGGCGCAGGAAGCTTTGGTGCGCAAGCTCATTACCGACAAGACGCCTGACCAGTTGAAGATGCCCTACGCGCTGTGGACGCGCGCGGCGGTGTCGCAGCTCATCGAGCAGCGCTTTGGCATTCGCCTGCCGGTGCGCACGATGGGGCTGTACCTGGCGCGCTGGGGCTTCACGCCGCAAAAGCCGATGAAGAAGGCCTACGAGCAATCACCCGCCGCAGTCCGGAAGTGGCTCGACGAGGACTACCCGGTCATTGCCGCTCGTGCCAAGGCCGAGGGCGCCGAGATTCACTGGGGCGACGAGAGCGGCCTGCGCAGCGACGACGTGCGCGGGCGCGGCTTCGCCCCGAAAGGCCAGACGCCTGTGATCCGGGTCAACAGCAAGCGCCACGGCCTGTCGGTGATCTCCACCGTGACCAACAAGGGCCAGATGCGCTGGCGCATCTTCGACGGCGCGCTCAATACGAACATCCTGATCGACTTCCTGCGCCGGCTGATCAAGGGGGCGAGCAAGAAGCTGTTCCTGATCCTGGACAACCTGCGGGTACACCACGCCAAGCCCGTCAAGGCGTGGCTGGCCGAGCACGCCGATGCGATCGAGGTGTTCTACCTGCCCAGCTACAGCCCCGAACTCAACCCCGACGAAATGGCCAACGCCGACATCAAGCAAGCCGTCACGACGCTGGCGCCAGCGCGCACAAAGCTGCAACTGGTCAAGGCCACCGCACGCCACCTTCGCAGCGTGCAGCGCCAGCCTGAGCGGATTCGCAAATACTTCGAGCATGGGCCGGTTCGCTATGCGGCTTGA
- a CDS encoding C1 family peptidase: protein MNTHRPFALCLLATLSLTTTAAQAEVHGKGLKPPSLMQPVTPLFGTESVSKPLPASVDLTKWAITPGDQGRLGACASWAVGYTLTGWYANANKQAHKRFAPMYLYSQVDDGVDKGSSMEAPLEVALEQGIDTEQHYSWGDYDFKHKPTGADRANAAKNPTPYRKYTVLYSGVGNGGRALIEQIKLALASSTPVVIGFYTRRGFDELSPKNQVDYDINTPKLDGHAVVALGYDKEGLIVENSWSTYWGNKGFGKLSWAVVAKDVYSAHVVY from the coding sequence ATGAACACGCACCGCCCATTTGCCCTTTGCCTGCTCGCCACCTTGAGTCTGACCACTACCGCCGCACAGGCGGAAGTACACGGAAAGGGCCTGAAACCGCCGTCATTGATGCAGCCCGTCACCCCGCTGTTCGGTACCGAAAGCGTTAGCAAACCGCTGCCTGCCAGTGTCGACCTGACCAAGTGGGCAATCACACCGGGCGACCAGGGCCGGTTAGGGGCATGTGCGTCATGGGCGGTCGGGTATACCTTGACCGGTTGGTACGCCAACGCCAACAAACAGGCACATAAGCGCTTTGCCCCGATGTATCTGTATAGCCAGGTCGATGACGGTGTCGATAAAGGCTCTTCGATGGAAGCACCACTGGAGGTCGCGCTGGAGCAAGGTATCGACACCGAGCAGCATTACTCGTGGGGCGATTACGACTTTAAGCATAAACCCACCGGCGCCGACCGTGCCAACGCAGCGAAGAACCCGACGCCGTACAGAAAATACACCGTGTTGTATTCGGGCGTTGGGAATGGGGGACGCGCCTTGATCGAACAGATCAAGCTCGCCCTCGCTTCTTCCACGCCGGTGGTGATCGGCTTCTATACGCGCCGGGGCTTTGACGAACTGAGCCCAAAAAATCAGGTCGATTACGACATCAATACGCCGAAGCTGGACGGTCATGCCGTCGTCGCGCTGGGCTACGACAAAGAAGGGCTGATCGTGGAAAACAGCTGGAGCACCTATTGGGGCAACAAGGGCTTCGGCAAGCTGTCCTGGGCGGTGGTCGCAAAAGACGTTTACAGCGCTCACGTGGTCTACTAA
- a CDS encoding inner membrane CreD family protein, translating into MQDRARYHDEAVARVAQSKAGEQQFIAPVRVLPYTEDVQVTEPDEQCNQRKVWCKHAFLHAAPRCRVSPRKARTRSDGPRQRLSNGRYWARSTDALLGMLLATEDAAVWLLRQQPQTKVLHHWHWLR; encoded by the coding sequence GTGCAGGACCGCGCACGCTACCACGACGAGGCGGTAGCGCGGGTGGCGCAGAGCAAGGCCGGCGAGCAGCAGTTCATCGCGCCGGTGCGGGTGCTGCCGTATACCGAAGATGTGCAGGTCACCGAGCCGGACGAGCAGTGCAACCAGCGCAAGGTCTGGTGCAAGCATGCGTTTTTGCATGCAGCACCGCGATGCCGGGTTTCGCCCCGCAAGGCACGCACCCGCAGCGACGGGCCCCGGCAAAGACTCAGCAACGGCCGCTATTGGGCACGCAGCACCGATGCGCTGCTCGGAATGCTGCTGGCCACCGAAGACGCGGCGGTGTGGTTGCTGCGGCAACAGCCGCAGACCAAGGTTTTGCACCATTGGCATTGGCTGCGTTGA